Proteins co-encoded in one Marinitoga sp. 38H-ov genomic window:
- the rpsL gene encoding 30S ribosomal protein S12 codes for MPTINQLVRHGRKQIKKKSKSPALQSNPQKRGVCVRVSTMTPKKPNSALRKIARVRLSNGIEVTAYIPGEGHNLQEHSNVMIRGGRVKDLPGVRYKIIRGTLDTAGVEGRKQSRSKYGTKRPKK; via the coding sequence ATGCCAACTATAAATCAGCTCGTAAGACATGGAAGAAAGCAAATTAAGAAAAAATCAAAGTCACCAGCATTACAAAGTAATCCTCAAAAAAGAGGAGTTTGCGTAAGGGTATCTACAATGACACCTAAAAAACCTAACTCAGCTTTGAGAAAAATAGCTAGGGTAAGACTTTCAAATGGAATTGAAGTTACAGCATATATTCCTGGTGAAGGTCATAATTTACAAGAACACTCAAATGTTATGATAAGAGGTGGAAGGGTAAAAGACTTGCCAGGTGTTAGATATAAGATTATTAGAGGAACATTGGATACAGCTGGTGTTGAAGGAAGAAAACAAAGCAGAAGTAAATATGGAACAAAAAGACCTAAGAAGTAA
- the rpsG gene encoding 30S ribosomal protein S7 — MRRRRAPKRPVTPDPIYNDTLVSKLVVRIMKDGKKTIAQSIVYGAFDIIKEKLEKDPLEVYHQAVENVRPLIEVRPRRVGGATYQVPFEVPEDRAISLALRWIVKAARDKSGRPMKEKLAQELIDAYNGVGAAVKKRDDVHKMAEANKAFAHYRW, encoded by the coding sequence ATGAGAAGAAGAAGAGCGCCAAAAAGACCAGTAACTCCTGATCCAATATATAATGATACTTTAGTTTCAAAATTAGTAGTAAGAATTATGAAAGATGGTAAAAAAACTATTGCACAATCAATAGTATATGGAGCGTTTGATATAATAAAAGAAAAATTAGAAAAAGATCCTTTGGAAGTTTATCATCAAGCAGTAGAAAATGTAAGACCATTAATTGAAGTTAGACCAAGAAGGGTTGGTGGTGCTACATACCAAGTTCCATTTGAAGTTCCAGAAGATAGAGCTATTTCTTTAGCTTTAAGATGGATTGTTAAAGCTGCAAGAGATAAATCTGGAAGACCAATGAAAGAAAAATTAGCTCAAGAATTAATTGACGCTTATAATGGTGTTGGTGCTGCTGTTAAAAAGAGAGACGACGTACATAAAATGGCTGAAGCTAATAAGGCTTTCGCTCATTACCGCTGGTAA
- the pulA gene encoding type I pullulanase, whose translation MRKILLTVILLFISILFFANFPEYGLGKTAEDFGGKTVLILHYHRFDNNYNGWNLWVWPHKPESLEGHAYNFTGKDEFGPYAIIVLNEKHSELGYIVRLNEWQAKDVSKDRFVKIPDTGVAEIWVVTSVEEPYTKAEDIDISPRILSAIMDSSTEIKLYLTTPFDINDWKGKVHVFSEGKELSIKDVVKLDPTDISKTNKIKIVLNEPFYNVDLNLKVKLENYVEKNVIMRGILDNFYYNGNDLGITYSKNNTIFKVWSPISKNAELLLYKDYNSIIPDKIYKMEKSKEGVWFVKVNGDLKGMYYKYRFFSYGKYRETVDPYSIAVSVNSEKSAVIDLKDTNPENWDKDIKPIFINPEDAIIYEIHVKDFTINKNSGVKEELRGKYLGLVQENTVGPGGVKTGLEHLKELGITHVHIMPIQDIYFIDETKFKEQYGWGYDPKLYNVPDGFYSINPFDPNSRIKEVKEMIKKFHENNIRVILDVVYNHTAVVGEGSAFDQTVPYYYYRTDDTGHYTNGSGVGNEIATERPMVRKFIVDSVKYWANEYHIDGFRFDLMGLIDKDTIELITKELHNIDDSILIYGEPWTGGGKLLFGKGDQKGLKVAVFNDDIRNAIRGSVFDAKVKGFGLGSLGKEIKIKRGVVGSIEYDSRIRLWASDPEETINYVSNHDNNTLWDKNALALGYEPWKESIPSEVENLLKKSQKFSNAIILTSQGIAFLHGGVDFARTKNGDHNPYNKEKPNVFDWSRKEKYYDIFEYYVGLIELRKEHPAFRMTDAEMIKEHIEFINTPKKRMVAYIIKNNANNDTWKNILVIYNANSSKVQFNLPKGKWNVVVNDKKSGINVLETVENLIVLEPLAAYVLYQN comes from the coding sequence ATGAGAAAAATATTATTAACTGTTATATTGTTATTTATTTCAATTTTATTCTTTGCAAATTTTCCAGAATACGGTTTAGGTAAGACTGCTGAAGATTTTGGAGGTAAAACGGTTTTAATTTTACATTACCATCGTTTTGACAACAATTATAATGGATGGAATTTATGGGTTTGGCCTCATAAACCGGAATCATTAGAGGGACATGCATATAACTTTACTGGTAAAGATGAGTTTGGTCCATATGCTATTATTGTATTAAATGAAAAACATTCTGAGTTAGGTTACATAGTTCGTTTAAATGAATGGCAAGCAAAAGATGTATCTAAAGATAGATTTGTTAAGATTCCTGATACGGGAGTAGCTGAAATATGGGTTGTAACTAGTGTAGAAGAGCCTTATACAAAAGCGGAAGATATTGATATAAGTCCTAGAATTTTGAGTGCTATAATGGATTCTTCTACTGAAATAAAGTTATATTTAACAACACCTTTTGATATAAATGATTGGAAAGGAAAGGTTCATGTATTTTCTGAAGGAAAAGAATTAAGTATAAAAGATGTTGTTAAATTAGATCCAACTGATATTTCAAAAACAAATAAAATTAAAATAGTTCTAAATGAACCATTTTATAATGTTGATTTAAACTTAAAAGTGAAATTAGAAAACTATGTAGAAAAAAATGTAATAATGAGAGGAATTTTAGATAATTTTTATTATAATGGCAATGATTTAGGAATTACTTATTCAAAAAACAATACAATATTTAAAGTATGGTCTCCTATTTCAAAAAATGCAGAACTATTATTGTACAAAGACTATAACTCAATAATTCCGGATAAAATATATAAGATGGAAAAATCTAAAGAAGGAGTATGGTTTGTTAAAGTAAATGGTGACTTAAAAGGAATGTATTACAAATATAGATTTTTTTCATATGGCAAATACAGAGAAACGGTGGATCCTTATTCAATAGCGGTATCTGTTAATTCGGAAAAATCAGCAGTTATAGATCTTAAAGATACAAATCCTGAAAATTGGGATAAAGATATTAAACCGATTTTTATTAATCCGGAGGATGCAATTATATATGAAATTCATGTAAAGGATTTTACAATAAATAAGAATTCAGGTGTTAAAGAAGAATTGAGAGGAAAGTATTTAGGTTTAGTACAAGAAAATACTGTTGGTCCAGGTGGAGTAAAAACTGGTTTAGAACATTTAAAAGAATTGGGTATAACTCATGTTCATATTATGCCTATTCAAGATATATATTTTATTGATGAAACTAAATTTAAAGAGCAATATGGTTGGGGATATGATCCGAAATTATATAATGTTCCTGACGGTTTTTATTCTATTAATCCATTTGACCCTAATTCTAGAATAAAAGAAGTAAAAGAAATGATAAAAAAATTCCATGAAAATAATATTAGAGTAATTTTAGACGTGGTTTATAATCACACAGCTGTTGTTGGTGAAGGTTCTGCATTTGATCAAACTGTTCCATATTATTATTATAGAACAGATGATACAGGGCATTATACAAATGGATCTGGTGTTGGTAATGAAATTGCTACAGAAAGGCCTATGGTTAGAAAGTTTATTGTAGATTCTGTAAAGTATTGGGCAAATGAGTATCATATAGATGGTTTTAGATTTGATTTAATGGGTTTAATAGATAAAGATACTATTGAATTAATTACCAAAGAATTGCATAATATAGATGATTCCATATTAATATATGGAGAACCTTGGACAGGTGGAGGGAAGTTGTTATTTGGAAAAGGAGATCAAAAAGGTTTAAAAGTTGCAGTTTTTAATGATGACATTAGAAATGCAATTAGAGGTAGTGTTTTTGACGCTAAAGTTAAAGGATTTGGATTAGGATCCTTAGGTAAAGAAATAAAAATAAAAAGAGGAGTTGTAGGATCTATTGAATATGATTCTAGAATTAGATTGTGGGCTAGCGATCCTGAGGAGACAATAAATTATGTATCAAATCATGATAATAATACATTGTGGGATAAAAACGCATTGGCTTTAGGGTATGAACCATGGAAAGAAAGTATTCCATCAGAAGTTGAAAATTTATTAAAGAAATCTCAAAAATTTTCTAATGCCATAATTTTAACATCGCAAGGTATAGCATTCTTACATGGTGGAGTTGATTTTGCAAGAACCAAAAATGGAGATCATAATCCATATAATAAAGAAAAACCAAATGTTTTTGATTGGTCAAGAAAAGAAAAATATTATGATATATTTGAATATTATGTAGGGTTAATAGAATTAAGAAAAGAGCATCCTGCATTTAGAATGACTGATGCTGAAATGATTAAAGAACATATTGAGTTTATAAATACACCTAAAAAAAGGATGGTTGCTTATATTATTAAAAATAACGCTAATAATGATACATGGAAAAATATTTTGGTTATTTATAATGCAAATTCATCAAAAGTTCAATTTAATTTACCTAAAGGAAAATGGAATGTTGTTGTAAATGATAAAAAATCAGGTATTAATGTATTAGAAACCGTTGAAAATTTAATAGTTTTAGAACCATTAGCTGCTTATGTCTTATATCAAAATTAA
- a CDS encoding MFS transporter — protein sequence MVKFKLSRTLKLSIVEAMFFNAFFVATQTFIIISIALYFNANPFQISLISSFPVFSQMFQIFTPFWYKLFGNRKKSLIFVSIIGRGSLILLPIAVFFDIKNSWIFVFIMTIYSLFGTFISNIWTASMRELVPFEERGKYFGVRNVFSSAIGILVTFIYSRFLDFPNKKIGILLVTSLVGVFSITTIILFLFHQIPEMKENVAKINLKKPFRDKRFLHFLIFVAIWTFAIEMTRPYFSYLQIAILGVKTSFLGNISVISGIITMILYPFYGRLSDKYGNKNILMIGISLATIAPLLYFVMTEYNYHSLILLDGIFSAFAWAAINLTFFNLLLETVSEPAENYIGAYALVSGITAIISSSIGGILGNFLKDKTFYILGDKYHGIQFLILFGFLLRIYALLHLTSVEAFEKPIRYKSWLLSNPSLFKRREINLPLYLKILNPRKRMDEKNDRN from the coding sequence ATGGTTAAATTTAAATTATCTAGAACATTAAAATTGTCAATAGTAGAAGCAATGTTTTTTAATGCTTTTTTTGTAGCTACTCAGACATTTATTATAATTTCAATAGCATTATATTTTAATGCTAATCCTTTTCAGATATCTTTAATTTCATCTTTTCCGGTTTTTTCTCAAATGTTTCAAATATTTACACCCTTTTGGTATAAATTATTTGGTAATAGGAAAAAAAGTTTAATTTTTGTTTCTATAATTGGAAGAGGTTCATTAATCCTTTTACCAATAGCTGTATTTTTTGATATTAAAAATTCATGGATATTTGTTTTTATAATGACTATATATTCTCTTTTCGGTACGTTTATAAGCAATATATGGACTGCTTCAATGAGAGAATTAGTTCCTTTTGAAGAAAGAGGAAAATATTTTGGAGTTAGAAATGTATTTTCATCCGCTATTGGGATATTAGTAACCTTTATATATTCGAGATTTTTAGACTTTCCAAATAAAAAGATTGGAATATTATTAGTAACCTCTTTAGTAGGGGTGTTTTCGATAACAACAATTATATTATTTTTATTTCATCAAATTCCCGAAATGAAAGAAAATGTAGCTAAGATAAATTTAAAAAAACCATTTAGAGATAAGAGATTTTTGCATTTTTTGATTTTTGTGGCTATTTGGACATTTGCTATCGAAATGACTAGACCGTATTTTTCATATTTGCAAATAGCGATATTAGGTGTAAAAACAAGTTTTTTAGGAAATATAAGTGTTATATCAGGAATTATAACTATGATATTATATCCTTTTTATGGTAGATTAAGTGATAAGTATGGTAACAAGAATATTTTAATGATAGGAATCTCGTTAGCAACTATAGCTCCATTATTATATTTTGTTATGACGGAATATAATTATCATAGTTTGATACTATTAGACGGTATTTTTTCAGCATTTGCATGGGCTGCTATAAATTTAACTTTTTTTAACTTGTTATTAGAAACAGTTTCTGAGCCTGCTGAAAATTACATTGGAGCATATGCTCTTGTTTCAGGAATAACGGCGATAATATCCTCTAGTATAGGGGGTATATTAGGTAATTTTTTGAAAGATAAAACATTTTACATACTAGGTGATAAATATCATGGAATACAATTTTTGATATTATTTGGATTTCTGTTGAGAATATATGCATTATTACATTTAACAAGTGTTGAAGCTTTTGAAAAACCAATAAGATATAAAAGTTGGTTATTATCAAACCCTTCATTATTTAAAAGAAGAGAAATTAATTTACCGTTATATTTAAAAATATTAAATCCTAGAAAGAGGATGGATGAAAAAAATGATAGAAATTGA
- a CDS encoding nucleoside kinase: protein MRFELNIKNNLIYVEKGTTYLEAIKDIDHPLKILAVKHNNNIKELGKIIEDSGKIELLDISTIDGFRIYQRGVLFLLYMALKELYPEDKLFVHHSIGDGLYCELKSGKPSQKKLEILKEKMLEYVKKDLPFKKNTINKFKAMKMFENIGLKDKSDLFKYRKKDKVNIYICDKYFNYFYGYMPPSTGYTDQFDLIAIDDGFVIIHPTPKSPNKVPEYKHFPKLSYTFNEYKEWLKILEVSTVGELNELISKGPNEVVELIRVSEALHEKKYAQIADDIIKRKGVKIILIAGPSSSGKTTSAKRLSLQLKVNGLKPIPISLDDYFVDREKTPRDENGNYDFESIHALNLDLFNIHLKKLLNGEEIELPRFDFVHGKSIPSGNKIKIEDDQVLIVEGIHGLNETLTASIPRDFKYKIYVSALTQMNLDSMNRITTTDTRLIRRIVRDFKFRGHSALATLKMWPSVRRGEERNIFPYQEEADIMFNSNLIYELSVLKIFAEPLLLSVNNSHPEYSEAKRLLKFLDYFLPITELEEIPRKSIIREFIGRSTFKY, encoded by the coding sequence ATGAGATTTGAACTTAATATTAAAAATAATCTAATATATGTAGAAAAAGGAACAACATATTTAGAAGCCATAAAAGATATAGATCATCCTTTGAAAATATTAGCTGTAAAACATAATAATAATATAAAAGAATTAGGAAAAATTATTGAAGACTCTGGAAAAATAGAACTTTTAGATATTTCTACTATTGATGGTTTTAGAATATATCAAAGAGGAGTTTTATTTCTATTATATATGGCATTAAAAGAATTATATCCTGAAGATAAGCTTTTTGTTCACCATTCAATAGGCGATGGACTATACTGCGAATTAAAAAGTGGCAAACCTTCACAAAAAAAACTTGAAATTTTAAAAGAGAAAATGTTAGAATATGTAAAAAAGGATTTGCCTTTTAAGAAAAATACAATTAATAAATTTAAAGCAATGAAAATGTTTGAAAATATTGGATTAAAAGATAAATCCGATTTATTTAAATATAGAAAAAAAGATAAGGTTAATATATATATTTGTGATAAATATTTTAATTATTTTTATGGTTACATGCCTCCATCTACTGGTTATACTGATCAATTTGATTTAATTGCTATAGATGATGGATTTGTAATTATACACCCAACGCCAAAATCACCAAATAAAGTACCTGAATATAAGCATTTCCCTAAATTATCATATACATTTAATGAATATAAAGAATGGTTAAAAATATTAGAAGTAAGTACAGTTGGAGAATTAAATGAATTAATATCAAAAGGGCCAAATGAAGTTGTAGAATTAATTCGTGTATCAGAAGCTCTTCATGAAAAAAAATATGCTCAAATTGCAGATGATATTATTAAAAGAAAAGGAGTTAAAATAATTTTAATAGCTGGTCCTTCGTCATCAGGAAAAACCACATCAGCTAAAAGATTATCATTGCAATTAAAAGTTAATGGTTTAAAACCTATCCCTATATCTTTAGATGATTATTTTGTAGATAGAGAAAAAACACCGAGAGATGAAAATGGAAATTATGATTTTGAGTCTATACATGCATTGAATTTAGATCTATTTAATATTCATTTAAAAAAATTATTAAATGGCGAGGAGATAGAATTACCAAGATTTGATTTTGTTCATGGAAAAAGTATTCCAAGCGGAAACAAAATCAAAATTGAAGATGACCAGGTCCTTATAGTAGAAGGAATACATGGTTTAAATGAAACATTAACTGCTAGTATCCCAAGGGATTTTAAATATAAAATATATGTAAGCGCGTTAACACAAATGAATTTAGATTCTATGAATAGAATAACTACAACAGATACAAGGTTAATAAGAAGAATTGTAAGAGATTTTAAATTTAGGGGACATTCTGCTTTGGCAACTTTAAAAATGTGGCCAAGTGTTAGAAGGGGTGAAGAAAGAAATATATTCCCATATCAAGAAGAAGCTGATATAATGTTTAATTCAAATTTAATATATGAACTTTCTGTATTAAAAATATTTGCTGAACCTTTATTATTATCTGTTAATAATTCTCATCCGGAATACTCGGAAGCTAAAAGATTATTAAAGTTTTTAGATTATTTCCTACCTATAACAGAGTTAGAAGAAATACCAAGAAAATCTATTATTAGAGAATTTATAGGAAGAAGTACATTTAAATATTAA
- a CDS encoding VWA-like domain-containing protein, which yields MEDLLEKAWIELGKESIFYNFLKMYFDNIPSENVRTVKLSISKNGRFKILYNPRRLKAKGLMFSKAILKHEIFHIIHGHIFIKSKNNKDKKIWNLAMDAAINQQIRELDAFSVPLDTLLDEGCGTDNENFFVGPPINYINKTAEEYYKWIMEYYEKSNKADIELIDEGRVDSHEEFGNFEIMDEIVSDLVSEVVTETYEKSKGDIPSGLEVPISLIINKSKKDWKDLIRRFFGNSIVIEKYRTPLRPNRRYDGQPGWRSLFGAKIAIIIDTSGSIIDEEYSMFFSEIENLSKIYDSRIYLVQVDNDVQNIMRYGKGDWKNIEIKGKGETDLEPAVQYLEENIRPEGIIIFTDGYVDIPMVKRRALFVLSSKYNNEFKKNVEEIYGKYSVIVL from the coding sequence ATGGAGGATCTCTTAGAGAAAGCTTGGATTGAATTAGGAAAAGAAAGTATTTTTTATAATTTTCTAAAAATGTATTTTGATAATATTCCTTCAGAAAATGTAAGAACAGTAAAATTATCAATATCTAAAAATGGTAGATTTAAGATATTATATAATCCTAGAAGATTAAAAGCAAAAGGGTTAATGTTTTCTAAAGCTATATTAAAACATGAAATATTTCATATAATTCATGGGCATATTTTTATCAAGTCAAAAAATAATAAAGATAAAAAAATATGGAATTTAGCAATGGATGCGGCTATTAATCAGCAAATAAGAGAATTGGATGCTTTTTCGGTACCGCTTGACACACTACTTGATGAAGGTTGTGGTACAGATAATGAAAATTTTTTTGTTGGTCCTCCTATAAATTATATTAATAAAACAGCTGAAGAGTATTATAAGTGGATTATGGAGTATTATGAAAAATCAAATAAAGCAGACATAGAATTAATAGATGAGGGAAGAGTTGATTCGCATGAAGAGTTTGGAAATTTTGAGATAATGGATGAAATAGTAAGTGATTTAGTAAGTGAAGTGGTTACTGAAACATATGAAAAATCTAAAGGAGATATTCCCTCTGGTTTAGAAGTTCCTATATCATTAATAATTAATAAATCAAAAAAAGATTGGAAAGATTTAATTAGGAGATTTTTTGGTAATTCTATTGTTATTGAGAAATATAGAACTCCATTAAGGCCTAATAGAAGATATGATGGGCAGCCTGGGTGGAGAAGTCTTTTTGGGGCTAAAATAGCGATAATTATAGATACAAGTGGTTCTATAATCGACGAAGAATATTCTATGTTTTTTTCTGAAATAGAGAACTTATCAAAGATATATGATTCAAGAATATATTTGGTTCAGGTCGATAACGATGTTCAAAATATTATGAGATATGGTAAGGGTGATTGGAAAAATATAGAAATAAAAGGGAAAGGAGAAACGGATCTTGAACCTGCTGTTCAATATTTAGAAGAAAACATTAGACCAGAAGGTATAATAATTTTTACCGATGGATATGTAGATATTCCAATGGTAAAAAGAAGAGCATTATTTGTTTTAAGTTCAAAATATAATAATGAATTTAAAAAAAATGTTGAAGAAATATATGGAAAATACTCGGTTATTGTGTTATAA